One stretch of Deltaproteobacteria bacterium DNA includes these proteins:
- the feoB gene encoding ferrous iron transport protein B: MGITIALAGNPNAGKTTLFNHLTGARQHVGNWPGVTVEKKEGFREHKGERLRIVDLPGIYSLTAYSVEEVVARDFILDERPDVVIDVLDASNLERNLYLATQLIELNIRLVFAMNMVDVARSRGMVADYEQLARLLGVPIVQTVGTRGEGLEALLDTAVTVAADKDPVSRHIHVHYGPEIEEEIAKIREVLRRDPELTARYYPRWTALKLLENDPIVKKAASASQAGSEILAQVEESRGHLARIFEDDPETLVAEARYGFISGALKETMRPSAVAKKTLSDRIDQVLTNRAFGFPILFLFLYLLFHGTFTLGAYPMEWIESGVGFLGDLADRFLPPGDLRDLIVDGVIGGVGGVAVFLPNIVLLFLGISIFEDTGYMARAAFIMDRVMHSLGLHGKSFIPLLMGFGCNVPAIMAARTLETRRDRLLTILINPLMSCSARLPVYVLLAGAFFPGHEGNVIFALYLTGIVLAILMGQMFARTFFRGAAAPFVLELPPYRVPTLRSLLIHMWDKAKVFLQKMGGVVLVFSVIIWFLGAFPKDVSYVHDYAAMEKEAGDLLAAADQAGIDPVLAGKLRAQAEEIKNAVERMREEERLSQSYIGRIGHAIEPLIRPLGFDWKLGVSLVTGIVAKEVVVSTMGVLYQVGEDDEGGLREALKRSGMDPVTSLGFMLFVLIYAPCIVTVITIWRETGSFGWTAFAVSYLVVLAWVVAFLVRVAGHGIVQIA; the protein is encoded by the coding sequence CTGACAGGCGCCAGACAGCATGTGGGCAACTGGCCGGGCGTCACCGTGGAGAAAAAGGAGGGGTTTCGAGAGCACAAGGGAGAGCGCCTGAGGATTGTGGATCTCCCGGGCATCTATTCGCTTACGGCCTACTCGGTTGAGGAGGTCGTGGCCCGTGACTTCATCCTCGATGAGCGTCCTGACGTGGTGATCGACGTCCTCGACGCCTCGAATCTGGAGCGCAATCTCTATCTGGCAACACAGCTCATTGAGCTCAACATCCGCCTCGTCTTTGCCATGAACATGGTGGACGTGGCCCGCAGTCGAGGAATGGTTGCGGACTATGAACAGCTCGCCCGTCTCCTTGGCGTGCCTATAGTCCAGACCGTGGGCACCCGCGGAGAGGGCCTGGAGGCCCTCCTCGACACGGCCGTCACCGTAGCCGCTGACAAAGACCCGGTCTCCCGTCACATCCATGTCCATTACGGGCCTGAAATAGAGGAGGAGATAGCGAAGATCAGGGAGGTCCTTCGAAGGGATCCGGAACTAACTGCCCGGTACTATCCCCGCTGGACCGCCCTCAAGCTCCTTGAAAACGATCCTATCGTGAAAAAGGCCGCATCCGCATCCCAGGCAGGCTCCGAGATACTGGCCCAGGTGGAGGAAAGCCGGGGACACCTTGCCCGAATCTTCGAAGACGATCCTGAGACCCTGGTCGCCGAGGCCCGTTACGGGTTTATCTCCGGTGCCCTCAAGGAGACCATGAGGCCCTCCGCCGTGGCCAAAAAGACCCTTAGCGACCGAATCGACCAGGTCCTCACGAATCGGGCCTTCGGCTTCCCCATCCTCTTTCTCTTTCTCTATCTCCTCTTTCATGGGACATTCACCCTCGGCGCCTATCCTATGGAATGGATCGAGTCGGGTGTGGGATTTCTCGGAGACCTGGCCGATCGGTTTCTTCCGCCTGGGGATCTGAGGGACCTGATCGTGGACGGGGTCATCGGTGGCGTGGGCGGGGTGGCTGTCTTTCTCCCCAATATCGTCCTTCTCTTTCTTGGTATCAGCATCTTCGAGGACACAGGCTATATGGCACGGGCCGCCTTCATCATGGACAGGGTCATGCACTCCTTGGGGCTGCACGGAAAGTCCTTCATTCCACTCCTCATGGGTTTCGGTTGCAATGTCCCGGCCATCATGGCGGCACGGACCCTCGAGACCCGCCGCGACAGGCTGCTCACCATCCTCATCAATCCCCTCATGAGCTGTTCCGCCCGCCTTCCCGTCTATGTCCTCCTTGCAGGGGCCTTTTTCCCCGGGCATGAGGGGAACGTCATTTTTGCCCTGTATCTGACCGGGATCGTCCTTGCCATCCTCATGGGTCAGATGTTTGCCAGGACCTTTTTCAGGGGAGCGGCCGCCCCGTTCGTCCTTGAGCTTCCCCCTTACCGGGTCCCCACCCTTCGAAGTCTCCTCATACACATGTGGGACAAGGCCAAGGTCTTTCTCCAGAAGATGGGAGGCGTGGTCCTCGTTTTCTCCGTGATTATCTGGTTCCTCGGTGCATTTCCCAAGGACGTCTCCTACGTCCACGACTACGCCGCCATGGAGAAAGAGGCGGGAGATCTCCTGGCCGCTGCTGACCAGGCCGGAATCGACCCGGTTTTAGCCGGAAAGCTGCGCGCACAGGCCGAGGAGATAAAGAATGCTGTGGAAAGGATGCGTGAGGAGGAAAGGCTCTCCCAGAGTTACATCGGGCGCATCGGTCACGCCATCGAGCCCCTCATCCGCCCCCTCGGGTTTGACTGGAAACTCGGGGTGAGCCTGGTTACGGGCATCGTCGCCAAGGAGGTGGTCGTGAGCACCATGGGTGTCCTCTACCAGGTAGGTGAGGACGACGAAGGCGGGCTACGAGAGGCCTTGAAAAGGAGCGGCATGGACCCTGTTACCTCCCTTGGGTTCATGCTCTTTGTCCTCATCTACGCCCCGTGTATCGTCACCGTCATCACCATCTGGCGGGAGACGGGATCCTTTGGCTGGACTGCCTTTGCCGTCTCATATCTTGTCGTCCTTGCATGGGTCGTCGCCTTTCTGGTTCGAGTGGCAGGGCATGGGATCGTGCAGATCGCTTGA